The Enterobacter kobei genome has a segment encoding these proteins:
- the moaA gene encoding GTP 3',8-cyclase MoaA, which translates to MASQLTDAFARKFYYLRLSITDVCNFRCTYCLPDGYKPGSVTNNGFLSVDEVRRVTRAFSGLGTEKVRLTGGEPSLRRDFPDIIAAVRENEHIRQIAVTTNGYRMARDVATWRDAGLTAINVSVDSLDARQFHAITGQDKFRQVMDGIDAAFAAGFEKVKVNTVLMRDVNHHQLDTFLAWIKSRPIQLRFIELMETGEGSDLFRRHHISGMVLRDELLKRGWIHQIRQRSDGPAQVFCHPDYEGEIGLIMPYEKDFCASCNRLRVSSVGKLHLCLFGDGGVDLRDLLEDDTQQEALEARISEALTHKKQTHFLHQGNTGITQNLSYIGG; encoded by the coding sequence ATGGCTTCACAACTGACTGATGCTTTCGCGCGTAAGTTTTATTACTTACGTCTGTCTATTACCGATGTGTGCAACTTCCGTTGCACCTACTGCCTGCCCGACGGTTACAAACCGGGCAGCGTCACCAATAACGGCTTTCTCTCCGTGGATGAGGTGCGCCGCGTTACGCGCGCGTTCTCCGGGCTTGGCACCGAAAAGGTCAGGCTGACCGGAGGCGAACCTTCTCTGCGCCGTGATTTCCCCGACATCATTGCCGCCGTGCGTGAAAACGAACATATCCGCCAGATTGCGGTGACCACCAACGGTTACCGGATGGCGCGTGATGTGGCGACCTGGCGCGACGCGGGCTTAACCGCCATCAACGTCAGCGTGGACAGCCTCGATGCCCGCCAGTTTCACGCCATTACCGGCCAGGACAAGTTCCGCCAGGTGATGGACGGCATCGACGCGGCATTTGCGGCCGGGTTCGAGAAAGTCAAAGTCAATACGGTGCTGATGCGTGATGTGAACCATCATCAGCTCGATACCTTCCTGGCGTGGATAAAATCTCGCCCAATCCAGCTGCGTTTTATCGAGCTGATGGAAACCGGTGAGGGCAGTGACCTGTTCCGCCGCCATCACATTTCCGGCATGGTGTTGCGCGACGAGCTGCTCAAACGCGGCTGGATCCACCAGATCCGCCAGCGCAGCGACGGCCCGGCGCAGGTCTTCTGCCACCCGGATTACGAGGGTGAGATTGGGCTTATCATGCCCTATGAGAAAGACTTCTGCGCCAGCTGTAACCGTCTGCGCGTCTCCTCCGTGGGCAAGCTCCATCTCTGCCTCTTCGGCGACGGCGGCGTAGATCTGCGCGATCTGCTGGAAGACGATACTCAGCAGGAAGCGCTTGAAGCGCGCATTTCTGAAGCGCTGACGCACAAAAAACAGACCCACTTCCTGCATCAGGGCAACACCGGCATTACTCAGAACCTGTCTTATATTGGCGGGTGA
- the moaB gene encoding molybdenum cofactor biosynthesis protein B, which yields MSQVSAEFIPTRIAILTVSDRRGEEDDTSGHWLREAAHDAGHHIVDKAIVKENRYAIRAQVSQWIASDEVQVVLITGGTGFTAGDQAPEALIPLFDREVEGFGEVFRMLSFEEIGTSTLQSRAVAGVANNTLIFAMPGSTKACRTAWENIIAPQLDARTRPCNFHPHLKK from the coding sequence ATGAGTCAGGTAAGCGCAGAATTTATCCCGACACGCATTGCTATTCTTACCGTTTCCGACCGCCGTGGCGAAGAGGATGATACGTCCGGCCACTGGCTGCGCGAGGCGGCCCATGATGCGGGGCATCACATCGTCGATAAAGCGATTGTGAAAGAGAACCGCTACGCCATTCGCGCGCAGGTTTCGCAGTGGATTGCCAGCGATGAAGTGCAGGTGGTATTGATCACCGGCGGCACCGGTTTTACCGCAGGCGATCAGGCGCCTGAAGCGCTGATCCCGCTGTTTGACCGCGAAGTGGAAGGCTTCGGCGAAGTATTCCGCATGCTCTCCTTTGAGGAGATTGGTACCTCCACGCTGCAATCGCGCGCCGTCGCCGGGGTGGCCAACAACACCCTGATTTTCGCCATGCCGGGCTCGACCAAAGCCTGCCGCACCGCATGGGAAAACATCATCGCCCCGCAGCTGGATGCCCGTACCCGTCCGTGTAATTTCCATCCCCATTTAAAGAAATAA
- the moaC gene encoding cyclic pyranopterin monophosphate synthase MoaC: MSQLTHINAAGEAHMVDVSAKAETVREARAEAFVTMQPETLAMIIDGSHHKGDVFATARIAGIQAAKRTWDLIPLCHPLMLSKVEVNLQAQPEHNRVRIESLCRLTGKTGVEMEALTAASVAALTIYDMCKAVQKDMVIGPVRLLAKSGGKSGDFKVDSHD; this comes from the coding sequence ATGTCACAACTGACCCACATTAACGCCGCCGGCGAAGCGCATATGGTGGATGTCTCCGCCAAAGCGGAAACGGTGCGCGAGGCGCGCGCGGAAGCGTTCGTTACCATGCAGCCGGAAACGCTGGCGATGATTATCGACGGCAGCCACCACAAGGGTGACGTCTTTGCCACCGCCCGCATCGCCGGTATTCAGGCCGCCAAGCGCACCTGGGACCTCATTCCCCTTTGCCATCCGCTGATGCTTAGCAAGGTGGAAGTGAACCTGCAGGCGCAGCCGGAGCATAATCGGGTGCGCATTGAGTCCCTGTGCCGCTTAACCGGGAAGACCGGCGTTGAGATGGAAGCCCTGACGGCAGCCTCCGTTGCCGCGCTGACCATCTACGACATGTGTAAAGCGGTGCAGAAAGATATGGTGATTGGCCCGGTTCGCCTGCTGGCAAAAAGCGGCGGCAAATCCGGTGATTTTAAGGTGGACAGCCATGATTAA
- the moaD gene encoding molybdopterin synthase sulfur carrier subunit, translating into MIKVLFFAQVRELVNTDSLTLEGSFENVAALRAHLAAQGERWALALDESKLLAAVNQTLVEFSHPLTAGDEVAFFPPVTGG; encoded by the coding sequence ATGATTAAGGTGCTCTTTTTTGCCCAGGTGCGCGAGCTGGTGAATACCGACAGCCTGACGCTGGAGGGCTCTTTTGAAAACGTCGCCGCCCTGCGTGCGCATCTGGCCGCACAGGGCGAACGCTGGGCGCTGGCGCTGGACGAAAGTAAGCTGCTGGCCGCCGTGAACCAGACGCTGGTTGAGTTCAGCCATCCACTAACCGCAGGGGATGAAGTGGCCTTCTTTCCGCCGGTCACAGGGGGTTAA
- the moaE gene encoding molybdopterin synthase catalytic subunit MoaE — protein sequence MAETRILVSPARFNVGTEYDWLAERDEDGAVVTFTGKVRNHNLGDSVKALTLEHYPGMTEKSLAAIVEEARGRWPLGRVTVIHRIGEMWPGEEIVFVGVTSAHRGSAFAAGEFMMDYLKTKAPFWKREATPEGERWVESRDSDKQAASRW from the coding sequence ATGGCTGAGACCCGAATTCTGGTGAGCCCGGCGCGTTTTAACGTGGGGACAGAATATGACTGGCTGGCCGAACGTGACGAAGACGGCGCGGTCGTGACGTTCACTGGCAAGGTGCGTAACCACAACCTCGGTGACAGCGTAAAGGCGCTGACGCTGGAGCACTACCCGGGCATGACGGAGAAATCGCTGGCGGCCATTGTGGAAGAAGCGCGAGGCCGCTGGCCGCTCGGGCGCGTCACGGTGATCCACCGCATCGGCGAGATGTGGCCAGGCGAAGAGATTGTCTTCGTGGGCGTGACCAGCGCGCACCGCGGCAGCGCGTTTGCGGCAGGGGAGTTCATGATGGATTACCTCAAAACTAAAGCGCCGTTCTGGAAGCGGGAAGCGACGCCGGAAGGGGAGCGCTGGGTGGAATCCCGCGATAGCGATAAACAAGCCGCCAGCCGTTGGTAG
- a CDS encoding Bax inhibitor-1 family protein has translation MDRFPRSDSIVQQTRSGLQTYMAQVYGWMTVGLLLTAFIAWYAANTPELMMFIFSSKITFFGLIIAQLALVFVLSGLVQKLSAGMATTLFMLYSALTGLTLSSIFIVYTYSSIASTFVVTGGMFGAMSLYGYTTKRDLSGFGSMLFMGLIGIVLASLVNLWLKSEALMWAVTYIGVVVFVGLTAYDTQKLKNIGEQIDVRDSSNLRKYSILGALTLYLDFINLFLMLLRIFGNRR, from the coding sequence ATGGACCGATTTCCGCGTTCCGATTCAATAGTACAGCAGACCCGTAGCGGCCTGCAGACGTATATGGCTCAGGTGTACGGCTGGATGACAGTTGGCCTGCTGCTTACCGCGTTTATCGCGTGGTATGCGGCGAACACGCCTGAACTGATGATGTTTATCTTCTCCAGCAAAATCACCTTCTTTGGGCTGATTATCGCGCAGCTGGCGCTGGTGTTTGTCCTCTCCGGGCTGGTGCAAAAGCTCAGTGCGGGGATGGCGACCACGCTGTTTATGCTCTATTCGGCGCTAACGGGGCTGACGCTTTCCAGTATTTTCATCGTCTACACCTACTCCTCCATTGCCAGCACGTTTGTGGTAACCGGCGGGATGTTCGGCGCGATGAGCCTTTACGGCTACACCACCAAACGTGACCTGAGTGGTTTCGGCAGCATGCTGTTTATGGGGCTGATCGGGATTGTGCTGGCGTCGCTGGTGAACCTGTGGCTGAAGAGTGAAGCGCTGATGTGGGCCGTGACCTACATTGGTGTGGTGGTCTTCGTTGGGCTGACGGCGTATGACACCCAGAAGCTGAAAAACATCGGCGAGCAGATCGACGTGCGCGACAGTTCAAACCTGCGCAAATACTCGATTCTGGGCGCGCTGACGCTCTATCTGGACTTCATCAACCTGTTCCTGATGTTGCTGCGTATTTTCGGCAACCGTCGTTAA
- a CDS encoding lysylphosphatidylglycerol synthase transmembrane domain-containing protein, whose product MSKSHPRWRLAKKILTWVFFIAVAVLLVVYAQKVDWEEVWKVIRNYNRMVLLGATGLVIVSYLMYGCYDLLGRAYCGHKLAKRQVMLVSFICYAFNLTLSTWVGGIGMRYRLYSRLGLPGGTITRIFSLSITTNWLGYILLGGVIFTIGVVQLPAHWYIDEATLRILGIVLLLIIAFYLWACAFAKRRHMTLRGQKLVLPSWKFAMLQMAVSSANWMAMGAIIWLLIGEDVNYFFVLGVLLVSSIAGVIVHIPAGIGVLEAVFIALLAGEHVSQGAIIAALLAYRMLYYFLPLALATVCYLVLESRAKKLRAKNERMLAK is encoded by the coding sequence ATGTCGAAATCACATCCGCGCTGGCGGCTGGCGAAAAAAATTCTCACCTGGGTGTTCTTTATTGCGGTCGCCGTGCTGCTGGTAGTGTATGCCCAAAAAGTTGACTGGGAGGAGGTGTGGAAAGTTATCCGCAACTACAACCGGATGGTGCTGCTGGGCGCGACAGGGCTGGTGATCGTGAGCTACCTGATGTACGGCTGCTACGACCTGCTGGGCCGGGCATACTGCGGCCACAAGCTGGCTAAACGCCAGGTGATGCTGGTGTCGTTTATTTGCTACGCCTTCAACCTGACGCTGAGTACCTGGGTCGGGGGGATTGGCATGCGCTATCGCCTCTACTCGCGTCTCGGGCTGCCGGGCGGGACCATAACACGCATTTTTTCCCTGAGCATCACCACTAACTGGCTGGGCTATATTCTGCTCGGCGGGGTGATTTTCACCATCGGCGTGGTCCAGCTGCCCGCGCACTGGTACATCGATGAAGCCACGCTGCGTATTCTCGGCATCGTGCTGCTGCTGATTATCGCTTTTTATCTGTGGGCCTGCGCGTTTGCTAAACGCCGTCATATGACCCTCAGAGGGCAGAAACTGGTATTGCCGTCGTGGAAGTTTGCCATGCTGCAGATGGCGGTATCCAGCGCTAACTGGATGGCGATGGGAGCAATTATCTGGCTGTTGATTGGCGAGGACGTGAATTACTTCTTCGTGCTGGGCGTGCTGCTGGTGAGCAGTATCGCCGGGGTTATTGTGCATATCCCGGCGGGGATTGGGGTGCTGGAGGCGGTGTTCATTGCGCTTCTGGCCGGAGAGCATGTTTCTCAGGGAGCGATTATTGCCGCCCTGCTCGCCTACCGCATGCTCTATTACTTCCTGCCGCTGGCGCTGGCCACGGTCTGTTATCTGGTGCTGGAGAGTCGGGCGAAGAAACTACGGGCGAAGAATGAGAGGATGTTAGCGAAGTGA
- the clsB gene encoding cardiolipin synthase ClsB, which translates to MKCSWQEGNRISLLVNGDEYYPAVFKAIDNAKQRVILETFIWFEDDVGKQLHSVLLRAARRGVKIEALLDGYGSPDLSDGFVNELTAAGVVFRYYDPGPRLFGMRTNLFRRMHRKIVVVDETVAFVGGINYSAEHMSDYGPEAKQDYAIRIEGPVVQDIVLFELENLPGKEAVRRWWKRRHRPEENRKPGEAQALFVWRDNGEHRDDIERHYLKMLANAKREVIIANAYFFPGYRLLHAMRNAARRGVRVKLIVQGEPDMPIVKVGARLLYNYLVKGGVQIYEYRRRPLHGKVALMDDHWATVGSSNLDPLSLSLNLEANLIIHDRQFNQTLRDNLQALIVNDCVRVDESMVPKRTWWNLGISVVVFHFLRHFPAMVGWLPAHTPKLAQVDPPVQPEMETQDRVEAEDGGKP; encoded by the coding sequence ATGAAATGTTCCTGGCAGGAAGGCAACCGGATCTCGCTGCTGGTCAACGGCGACGAGTATTACCCGGCCGTCTTTAAGGCGATTGATAACGCTAAGCAGAGAGTGATCCTCGAAACCTTTATCTGGTTCGAGGACGACGTGGGCAAACAGTTACACAGCGTACTGCTGCGTGCCGCCCGGCGCGGCGTCAAAATTGAAGCGCTGCTGGACGGCTATGGCTCACCGGACCTCAGCGACGGGTTCGTGAATGAACTGACCGCTGCGGGCGTGGTGTTCCGCTACTACGATCCCGGCCCGCGCCTGTTTGGCATGCGTACCAACCTTTTCCGGCGGATGCACCGCAAAATTGTGGTGGTGGATGAGACGGTGGCGTTTGTCGGCGGCATTAACTACTCCGCTGAACATATGTCCGACTACGGCCCGGAAGCAAAACAGGATTACGCCATTCGCATTGAGGGCCCGGTAGTACAGGACATCGTATTATTCGAACTGGAGAACCTGCCGGGGAAAGAGGCCGTTCGCCGCTGGTGGAAACGCCGCCATCGCCCGGAGGAGAACCGCAAGCCCGGCGAAGCGCAGGCCCTTTTCGTCTGGCGCGATAACGGCGAGCACCGGGACGATATTGAACGCCATTACCTGAAGATGCTCGCCAACGCGAAGCGCGAAGTGATCATTGCTAACGCCTACTTTTTCCCGGGCTATCGCCTGCTGCATGCCATGCGTAATGCGGCCCGGCGCGGCGTACGGGTGAAGCTGATTGTGCAGGGCGAGCCGGATATGCCGATAGTCAAAGTTGGCGCGCGGCTGCTGTATAACTATCTGGTCAAAGGCGGCGTTCAGATCTACGAATATCGCCGTCGGCCGCTACATGGCAAAGTCGCGCTGATGGACGATCACTGGGCCACCGTCGGCTCCAGCAACCTGGATCCGCTGAGCTTATCGCTGAATCTCGAAGCTAACCTGATCATCCACGATCGCCAGTTTAATCAGACCCTGCGGGATAATTTGCAGGCCCTGATTGTTAACGACTGCGTGCGCGTGGATGAGTCTATGGTGCCGAAACGCACCTGGTGGAACCTGGGCATCAGCGTAGTGGTGTTCCACTTCCTGCGTCATTTCCCGGCGATGGTCGGCTGGCTGCCAGCGCATACGCCGAAGCTGGCGCAGGTGGACCCGCCGGTACAACCCGAAATGGAAACCCAGGACCGCGTTGAAGCGGAAGATGGAGGCAAACCCTGA
- a CDS encoding endonuclease/exonuclease/phosphatase family protein — translation MTQKMQHFSLKVLTINIHKGFTAFNRRFILPELRDAVRTVSADIVCLQEVMGAHEVHPMHFENWPDTPHYEFLADTMWSDYAYGRNAVYPEGHHGNAVLSRFPIEHYENRDVSVGESEKRGLLYCRIAPPALTVPIHVGCVHLGLREAHRQAQLQMLADWTNALPDGEPVVVAGDFNDWRQRANHPLKVNAGLEEIFTRAHGRPARTFPVRFPLLRLDRIYVKNAHASSPTALALLNWRHLSDHAPLSAEIHL, via the coding sequence ATGACTCAAAAAATGCAGCATTTCTCGCTTAAAGTGCTGACGATAAACATTCATAAAGGCTTCACAGCATTTAATCGCCGCTTCATTTTACCGGAGCTGCGCGACGCGGTTCGCACCGTCAGCGCGGACATTGTCTGCCTGCAGGAGGTGATGGGCGCGCACGAGGTGCATCCCATGCATTTCGAGAACTGGCCCGATACGCCGCACTATGAATTTCTGGCCGACACGATGTGGAGTGATTACGCCTACGGGCGCAACGCGGTCTATCCGGAAGGCCATCACGGGAACGCGGTGCTGTCACGTTTTCCTATCGAACATTATGAGAACCGGGACGTTTCCGTGGGTGAGAGCGAAAAGCGCGGGCTGCTATACTGCCGCATCGCGCCACCGGCACTCACGGTGCCCATTCATGTCGGTTGCGTGCATCTTGGCCTGCGCGAAGCCCACCGTCAGGCGCAGCTACAGATGCTGGCTGACTGGACCAATGCGCTTCCCGACGGAGAACCCGTGGTCGTGGCCGGTGATTTTAACGACTGGCGGCAGCGCGCGAACCATCCTCTGAAAGTCAATGCAGGGCTGGAGGAGATTTTTACCCGGGCCCATGGTCGCCCGGCACGGACGTTCCCGGTGCGCTTTCCCCTGCTGCGCCTGGACCGTATCTACGTGAAAAATGCCCATGCCAGCAGCCCGACGGCGCTGGCCTTACTTAACTGGCGACATCTGTCCGACCATGCCCCGCTCAGCGCGGAGATCCACTTATGA